One Rhea pennata isolate bPtePen1 chromosome 15, bPtePen1.pri, whole genome shotgun sequence genomic window, CGTTGTGCTGCAGGTTCGCAGCCTCCCGACAACCAGGTTCACTGCGGGTTCTCCAGGCTCTGCGTAATTCAGCAGAGGTGGGCTTCAGCCCCTGGTGCCTGCAGCAGAGCGTGGAGTGGAGAGACCGCCGGGGACACTGGTGCCCAGCACGGCGGTGTGCGTCAGCGGCAGTCAGCGAGCGGTCAGCAGCTGGGCTGCAAATCAGCAGACTTGGGAAAAACCACCCATAACCCATTCATGTGAGccaattataaaaatacaataaatataaataataaagatgAATACTATAGTAAGTATGAATGTGAGTATGAATAGTAACATGATTGTGAACGACGGCGTAAATGTGAATAATAACATAAGTATAAACCAGTATAAACAATAATCAGCCGCGCTAAGGCACCGGTGCTGGCCTAGCGTTCCCTCAGCGCTTACTGGCCCAACCCGGCAGCGgcgccgcagcgccccggccaggcggcggcggtgccCGCTCGGCGCCTCCagccgcggccgggagccgccgcgggccggggccgtgccgcgggcccggggccgcgccggggcggcggcagcccgcggccgACGGCGGCGGTGGCGCCGGGCGGGCCCTCGAGGCGAtggcggtggcggcgggcgggcccTCGAGGCGagggcgggagggcggcggcaCGCGCGGCGCTGTGGCaggcggcgcgcgggcccgtgaggcgcgggcggcggcgggccatggcggcggcggcgctgcgcggcggcgtGCGGCGCTTCCCCTGGCTCTGCAACGTGCTGCTCTACGCGGGGCTCTTCGCGGCGGGCGACGCGGCGCAGCAGctgtggcggcggcggcggcggcggcccgggggcggggggccgccgcCCGACTGGGCGCAGACGCGGCGGGTGGCGCTGGTGGCCCTCGCCTTCCACGGCAACTTCTCCTACGTGTGGCTGCGGGCGCTGGAgcgggcgctgcccggccgccgcccggccgccgtGCTCGCCAAGGTGCTCTGCGACCAGCTGCTCAGCGCCCCCGTCGCCGTCCTCGCCTTCTACACGGGTGAGtgcggcggcgccgctgctgGGTGCTCGCGCCCGGCCCGGAGCGCTCCTGGGCGAGGAGGGCCTCAGGAGTCGCGTCTGTTCGGGAGCGGTCGAGGAGGCAGCTCGCCAGAAATGGTAGAAGGGACCGGTGTGAAGCAAGGCGCTCATGGAATTTAAGCTTCGCGAGGGCGACGAGTGGGACGGCCGCGCTCGCGGTGTGGTGTCGCGAGGCTTGCGCTTGATGAGCCTgccagggcggccgcggggTTTTCCGTCGCAGGGAAGCGAagcgagggagggaggcagacaTCACGGTTTCAGGCTGGcaggccggccggccggcgggcAGAGGCGCGCCCGAGGGCCGGAGCGCCTCGAAGGACCGCGCTGCGCCGCGGAGCTGAGCGCCCCAAGCCGGGCAGCAGTGCAGCGCGCTGGCGGGCGATCAGCGTGCCGGCTGAGAGATGCTCTTAACTTTGTGGCACGCAGGTGTCTAGAGAGGGAGGAACCTGAGCTGGACTAAGCCAGGTTTATTAGCGGATGAGGAGATTCAGATTTTGGAGTGGCTGGTTATGGCCATGTCGGCTAACTCTTCTCCAGTACAGGTCCCCTCTTCCAGGTAAGGCGGGTGACCTCGGAAGAGCGGctacatcttttaaaaagacacaCGGTGTTGATTCAGCACCGTAAGATTCCCATCACGTGCCGTAGCGTGAAGGGCTCGCTATTCTGACTTGTGGATATTTGCACTGTATTTCCCGTTAGCACGTGTCTAATATGTCACTTCAAGCCATACGGCTTTTGTCTTTGTCAGGCCCCGGCTGTAATGATGGGAGCTGGTTTTGAGGCTCTGTTTTCCTAGAATCAAGTGGAACTTGGCTCAAacagattttgttaaaatttggAAATGCCGTGTGTGGAGTGTTAAACAAGTAGGTTTTGGAACTGTTCTACTTGTCAGTTCTATAATTTTATGTAGCTACTTGTGATGGTAAAAAATAGCATGTTGGTTATGGCccaaattctttaaaaaaatcaagtgctCCTTTCCACTGCCTTCAGTGTGCAGTGGGCACCTAAACATCATAGAGGATCTGGGCCTCCGCAGGCCATTCAACAATGTGCAAAATGCCTCATCCTATTTACCTCTTCGGTGGAAAAGGTACTTGCATCTTATCTGTTCTACTACCATGCCACTGGTGAATTACATGACCTGTTTTGATCACCACATAAGCAGTGTATTCCAGTTGATCTAGTGTCAATACTGCGAACCAAGTCAACAGATGAGGAGAGGTGATCTAACAATATTAAGCAGTCAGAAtagtattttctctttgcaatcgtaacagcttttttttcccaagtaaTATATTTTGAGAAGAGTTTGTGCTATCACTGGAAAAAtggtcattttcatttttgcagttttctgattgttttaaatatcttgTCACTAGGTATGAGCAtccttcagaagaaagaagacattttttcagactgcagaaagaaattttggAATACATATAAGGTGAGGCAAACAGTTCCCTTATCTCCCAGTAAAGcacaaaatacatattattggataaaatatttaaagtatgGTTCCTTTCTCTCACTCACTTGATTATGTGTAGGAAGCTTTAACTACCAGCAGTCATCTAATGTCAGGGTAATCTGGAGCAGCCACCACTGCCAGATGGGTAAAATGCTACCATTCCAAAAAGgcacaatatatatatatgtaacaCTTGCACCTGGCTTTGTTAGAATGAGCGCCCTACAATACAAGACCAAAAATTATAGCCTAAGATTATATTACCTTCTATCTTGAGAAGTACCCACACACCAGTGTTTAGTTAGTAATGCTATTGACAACACTTATATGAACACCTGTTAAAAACATTATAGAGACATCTTTTTTAGGAATCATTTTCGACCTGTTCGTTTCACTGACAGTTTTCTCACTTACAGAAACACAATCCCCTGTTTTAAGAAGACTTTGATATAAATAGTTGGTTTTAGTTAACATTTCAGTATACGCAGGAAAAATTTATCTCTGCTATCCCAGAGTGAAGCCaattaagaattttaaagatttccCAGGTCCAAGAATAAAGACAGATtagcagaaaaatacaatagAATGGAGAACTGTGATTCAGTATGCATTTCTCTTCACATTGTGTAACTATATAGGCAGgataaaaagagtaaaaaggattatttttactACTACAGAGGATGCTTCTAAAAACAGTGCCCACTATATCCTATCGAAACATAAGGTTTCTATTGACCTTATGTTCTTTGAGTAAATTATCagttaattttttcaaaaaaaacttAGATGTATGAGTAACTAGAAGGAGCATTGCAAGTGTGAAATAAATAGTGTTCAAtggtatttttcattcattgctGAAGCAAATGTTCAcatatttaaacatttgttCACCCATCTGGTAAATGTGCTTATGTATCTGGTGTCAGGTGACTACAAAAACTTACTGTGcttagagttttgtttttaaaatgagttagAATAGTATTTCTGAGAAACTCTTAATATAGCAGCCTGTGAAGATGGCAGAGGTTTATTACTGCAACCTCTAACTTAAACGGCTTAATCTACATTTGAACATCTTTGATTAACTTTGTCCAGCTAAGTTTTAGTCTTTGTTAAATATGgtaagaaaaatgaatctttgCGTTTGGAGTCCCTAAGAGTAACAGTGactcatttccatttcagactGGGCTGATGTACTGGCCTTTTGTGCAGGTGAGTTTCAGGGAACTCAGCATTTCTTTGTCGTAAAACCTCATCCTGTGTGTTCACAGTATACCTTACTCAGTGAGAAGTAAGGGGAGTTTTTGGATGTGTAGGCTTAAGAGCTAACAATGCCTGGAGCACTAACTGAGCTCTCTCTCCTTCCAATGCAGCTGTCAAACTTCATTTTGGTCCCTGTTTACCTGAGAACAGCTTACACTGGCCTCTGTGGTTTTCTCTGGGCTaccttcatttgcttttcccaACAAAGTGGAGATGGCACAGCAAAGTCAGCATTTGTGTGGTTCCAAAGAGAGGAGGTCAATGCAGATGAAGAACCATCAGAGAAATAAGAACTTTAGTTCTGAACCCATTTGAAATTGGTAAACTGAGTTTATGAAAGCCAAAAAACTGCACTGCAGCCTCATTACTGTGTTTAGAATAAACAGTCGTCCCAACATTTGTTGGTTGGTATAAGCAGTGGAACAGTTTGTCTTTGtgcctgtttatttttcataaaagagGCCAATTGTATATTGGCACTTAATTATTTTCATGCTGCCAGCCCATCTCCTCTGGGAATGACTGACTGTTACAGGGCAGTGTAAGCATTTGCACATTATGTCAGCCAACCTCACTGGGGAGAAATATtaattgtaatttaattttcaagcaACTTGTAATTGCTAGAAAAGGGGGAATAGAACATTAAATCATCAGTGGTCGTACTTGACAATTGTTATTAGTGCAGGATTGCTTTTGCAgaacaaaatttaacagacttaTCTAAAAAGTGGCATTGCATCTATAGTACTCATAGAAAAAAGTACACTAAAAGTAGAGGGCATTTCCCTATAGGGGCATACTTGCTTTATTCTGCACTAAAATctatagagaaaataaattactttgtAGAATGTACAAACCTGAAATAGATTTGTACATCTTCTTCTGTaacagaaagaatgaagatGACTTACTTTGGCCAGAGTTCTTTGGGATTCATTATGGATGCTGCATATTCACACTTGGGGGAAGCACTGGTCATAAGCAGCTCACACAGCAGAATCTAACTAAACCCAGTGCTGTGAGCTGCTGTCTTATCTGTCTACTGCTTATTCCTGTGTCCCTCAAGGGACAAAGTATTAAAGAGCACATGGAAGTTTTGCCACTTTTCCATTGTTTCATTAAGTTCAAGAtataattaagattttaaagaaaaagagcgTGAGAAAGACAGTAATGTGAATGCCAGAATCCATCCCAAAACAATCCAGCTATATGTAAGGAATTTCTTCTAGCTATTATATAAGCAAATTTTATTCTTCAAGTGGCTTCTAAACATTTCTATTCATAAGAGACACTGGCATATAGTAACTATACATAGGAAACTAGGAAGAGTGAAAATTAATTGTAGGTCTGCTTTGTCAAACTGAGAATCAGGTCTGGATACAAACATATTCATCACTATTTTTTGAACGTTTAAATGTATCTCGGAACAGGAACTGTGCAAATTTCTGTAACTGCAGTAAGTTCAAAGCAGACTAATAAAGGAGTCCTTAGTTTATTAGAATGGGATTTTATGCCTCAAGGTTACTAAGCTATAAGCTTGAAATTCTGTGTGATTTAACACATCTTGATGATGACTGGAAAGGTAAGATTCAACTCTCTTTGATATATGAATAATAAACCACTTTGGGGAGTGTCTGAATTCCTCAGTCTTGTCTAAACAGTAAACCAAAGCCTGTTTAGGCTGTAAAAATGCATTCCTTTTGCAGGCAGCTGTACTACTTAATATGTTCTCCTTTGCAGCTGTTTGTCACTGCaggagccctgctgctgcatggCTTAGACAGGGAAAAGGATCATGCCAGCTCTGCCCAATCTACTCCAGGTAAAATCAACTTGGTTAGCATAACACAGAGGTCAAGAGTGGTAGCCCATATAGCTTTGACTGCAGCAGATGACAAGAGGGTAAattttgtgtgtggggggggagctGCTTCTACAGCCTGTTTTGCTGGCAGATGGGTGGAGGAGGTAGCTTCCCTCTCACGGATGACAAGTCACTGCAGTTAGTTCATCTTCAGCTGGCACAGGCAGACCTGGAATGAGCACCTGTCTACAGTCTTAAGgtggaatttattttaattgacttTAGACATCTGTAGTGTGGACATCTACAACGTGGATACTCAGTTGCAGCTCCCTCTATTGTTAGTGGAGGCAAATAGGCAGTTTTAGATAGCTGTTGTAGGGTGAGATGAATTATGCACTGTAAGTTCCCATTTCCCTCCATCAATAACTGACCCTCAGGGGACTAGCTCCTATTTAGATAGCTTCATTGTAGATTATTATATTTGGTCAGGTGAATCTCCTGCTTGGAGATTCACAGAGGAACAAATTGCAgtttctctatttaaaaaaaataaaagatgagtGAATAGATGTTTTCAGGCTGCTATAGCTGTTGAATTGTTATTGTGTGTATATGTTTAAAGTCCTCCAGATAAAGAgggaatttcatttttttccccagttaaTATTTGCAGAATCAGGTTTATGTTTCAAAGTCTGTTCTACTCAGTGAGAGTTATATTATCACATGGTGTCTTAACATTATACTTAAAAGTTTCAGATGAGGTGTGCTAAttaggtatttatttttttacagcttttatttttatttctgcttataCTTTAAATGTTCAATGAACAATAGAATTAATTTGGAAGAAGGAACTGGAAAATAGTAACATTACAAAGACAGTGATATAGTGTTGTTTTGCTGCATGCTGTAAGCAGTATGCCATGTTATGCTGCAACTCAGTGgtagaaaaaataatctctgcaTATGTATAGTTAGTAAAACCTAAGCCCCAGGAGAATCAAGAATTTAAGTCTATGCTTATGATCTGTATAATTCTGATGTTTTTCGTCAGCAGGAGTATTTAATGAATGGAACatccatcttttattttaaaaggcttaaAAGCTTATACAAGTtgtgttttgttgctgtttttctgacGCTAGCTTTTTGCTTGGGACCTTGAGCTAAATCCTGCATTGTCTACATGTTTGTTTGGCTATAGTTTCAGAGTTTGCCTCCCTATTTCTACTATTTCAAGTACAATTCTTTCATGTAATGGGAGCATGAGTTCTTATATTTCAATAAACATTAGATTCTGCGTAATCTTTCAttccctctgtttctctttaGTAGTTGCTAAGTACTTGAAATCTAAGTAACCCAGGTCCCTTTTCCTAtatacaatcttttttttttttttttttttttttgtaattaccAATATTGATTGTTCTTGCAAAAATTTCAGGCTTACATAACACAAAACAATGAAGCTGTATTGGGTAAAATTCTCAGTGGGCATAAATTCATGTGCCTTCTAAagattttttgcctttttcagtttattctgtTTGAGGATCTAACTCCTTAGCTGTTGGAGACTTTATTGTTTCTTGACACTTCTTTGGCTTAGGAGACTAATTTTGACATATATATAAACTTGTGCTTGCTGCTACAATGGGAGTTTAATAATCAGTAACTGAGTACATTCATTAGAAAACATCAGCAAGGTGAGACTCATcctgatgtctttttttcctctctgcttcaaAATCAGTCATAGAAAATTGTGTATTGTGACCATATAACTGAATTGCACTGATCTTAATGCCAGATGAAACTACAGATTTCAATAACCAAAATGATATGAATAGAATTAGACATCAAGTAGGTGCTCAGGAATAAAGGAATGCTCTGCCAATAGCTAGTGGGCATGCATTCAagtgacattttcatttcatgggACCTCTCTAAGAGCAAATGGATTGAGAGGACAAATTCATATCAGGTACagttgaagctttttttt contains:
- the MPV17L gene encoding mpv17-like protein isoform X1, with amino-acid sequence MAAAALRGGVRRFPWLCNVLLYAGLFAAGDAAQQLWRRRRRRPGGGGPPPDWAQTRRVALVALAFHGNFSYVWLRALERALPGRRPAAVLAKVLCDQLLSAPVAVLAFYTGMSILQKKEDIFSDCRKKFWNTYKTGLMYWPFVQLFVTAGALLLHGLDREKDHASSAQSTPGKINLVSITQRSRVVAHIALTAADDKRVNFVCGGGAASTACFAGRWVEEVASLSRMTSHCS
- the MPV17L gene encoding mpv17-like protein isoform X2, which encodes MAAAALRGGVRRFPWLCNVLLYAGLFAAGDAAQQLWRRRRRRPGGGGPPPDWAQTRRVALVALAFHGNFSYVWLRALERALPGRRPAAVLAKVLCDQLLSAPVAVLAFYTGMSILQKKEDIFSDCRKKFWNTYKTGLMYWPFVQLSNFILVPVYLRTAYTGLCGFLWATFICFSQQSGDGTAKSAFVWFQREEVNADEEPSEK
- the MPV17L gene encoding mpv17-like protein isoform X3, with the protein product MAAAALRGGVRRFPWLCNVLLYAGLFAAGDAAQQLWRRRRRRPGGGGPPPDWAQTRRVALVALAFHGNFSYVWLRALERALPGRRPAAVLAKVLCDQLLSAPVAVLAFYTGMSILQKKEDIFSDCRKKFWNTYKLSNFILVPVYLRTAYTGLCGFLWATFICFSQQSGDGTAKSAFVWFQREEVNADEEPSEK